In Phormidium ambiguum IAM M-71, one DNA window encodes the following:
- a CDS encoding SgcJ/EcaC family oxidoreductase, producing the protein MNSQTAQTTTTADESAIRAFHRQMIDAWNRGSGEDFAAPFSETADFIAFEGTHLKGRKAIAAFNQQAFDTVVKGTRLEGEVNFVRFLNPQLALMNGVVRVMLPGQPETSPSRDSMQLFVVMKRDRDWQIEGLLNARKLTLERQFFLDEFDSLSEEAQSQVTDLVIDIKQASLQSRQ; encoded by the coding sequence ATGAATTCACAAACAGCACAAACCACTACTACTGCTGACGAGTCCGCAATCCGTGCTTTCCATCGCCAGATGATTGATGCTTGGAATCGAGGCAGCGGTGAAGACTTTGCTGCTCCGTTTAGCGAAACTGCCGATTTCATCGCGTTCGAGGGAACCCATCTCAAGGGTCGAAAAGCGATCGCTGCATTTAATCAGCAAGCTTTCGACACAGTTGTCAAAGGAACACGCCTGGAGGGTGAGGTGAATTTCGTCCGCTTCCTGAATCCTCAACTTGCTCTGATGAACGGAGTTGTCAGGGTAATGCTGCCCGGACAACCCGAAACTTCACCGTCACGAGATTCGATGCAGCTATTCGTCGTGATGAAACGCGATCGAGATTGGCAAATTGAAGGGCTACTCAATGCCCGGAAGTTGACGCTAGAACGGCAATTCTTCTTGGACGAGTTTGACTCGCTGAGTGAAGAGGCTCAAAGTCAAGTAACCGATCTCGTTATAGATATCAAACAGGCTTCACTTCAATCGCGTCAGTAA
- a CDS encoding ester cyclase gives MVKEQIVDKQANVQATPNLTPAQEALQSVWEEHLGHEFGTHSTEDALATMVEDAYVNGIPVMTGGVGKAAVGEFYSKYFIPQIPPDFELVPISRTIGTDQLVDEMVATFTHTIQMDWMLPGVAPTGKRVEVPVVAIIRFRDGKLAHEHLYWDQASVLVQLGMLDPGTLPVVGVDSARKVLDSSLPSNALIDRACDRE, from the coding sequence ATGGTCAAAGAGCAAATTGTAGACAAACAAGCAAATGTACAGGCAACCCCCAACTTGACACCTGCTCAGGAAGCCTTACAATCGGTCTGGGAAGAGCATCTCGGACACGAGTTTGGCACTCACAGCACTGAAGATGCGCTCGCTACGATGGTTGAAGACGCTTACGTGAATGGCATTCCGGTGATGACTGGGGGAGTTGGAAAAGCAGCAGTGGGTGAGTTTTATTCCAAGTACTTCATTCCACAGATCCCGCCAGATTTCGAGCTAGTTCCGATTTCGCGCACGATTGGGACGGATCAACTTGTCGATGAAATGGTGGCTACGTTTACTCATACGATCCAGATGGACTGGATGCTACCTGGCGTTGCTCCCACCGGGAAACGGGTTGAAGTGCCAGTAGTTGCGATTATTCGGTTTCGTGACGGCAAGTTAGCCCATGAACACCTTTACTGGGATCAGGCGAGTGTATTAGTTCAACTCGGTATGCTCGATCCTGGTACACTGCCCGTTGTAGGGGTTGACAGTGCGCGCAAGGTACTTGATTCGAGCTTGCCCTCAAACGCACTGATTGATCGTGCCTGCGATCGCGAATAA